One Alligator mississippiensis isolate rAllMis1 chromosome 1, rAllMis1, whole genome shotgun sequence genomic window carries:
- the LOC102575086 gene encoding olfactory receptor 52N4: MTSFNLTHVTPSTFILNGIPGREADHIWISIPFFSMYLIAMVGNCSLLYLIWIEEALHRPMYYFLTMLSLTDIAMGTSAMPKVMCIFWFQLKEIDFDACLVQMFFIHTFTGMESGVLMLMALDRYVAICYPLRYGTILTNPVITAMGLITFLRGVILIMPFPYLAKRLPYCHTNVIPHTYCDHMSVVKLACASIRVDAIYGLIVAMLIGGFDILCISISYIMIFRAVVSLSSKEARRKAFSTCTAHISTITISYTPAFFTFFTHRFGGHIIAPHIHIIMANLYLLLPPMLNPIVYGVKTKQIQESVIKLFKGGKVGEK; encoded by the coding sequence ATGACAAGTTTCAATCTCACTCACGTCACCCCTTCCACCTTCATTCTGAATGGGATCCCTGGCAGGGAAGCAGATCATATTTGGATTTCAATCCCATTCTTCTCCATGTACCTCATTGCCATGGTGGGAAACTGTAGTCTCCTCTACCTCATCTGGATTGAAGAAGCCTTGCACAGGCCCATGTACTACTTCCTCACCATGCTGTCCCTCACTGACATTGCAATGGGCACATCTGCAATGCCCAAGGTGATGTGCATCTTCTGGTTCCAACTGAAAGAGATTGACTTTGATGCCTGCCTGGTCCAGATGTTCTTCATTCACACATTCACAGGGATGGAGTCTGGTGTGCTCATGCTCATGGCCTTGGACCGCTACGTTGCCATCTGCTACCCGCTGAGGTATGGCACCATCTTGACCAACCCAGTCATCACTGCCATGGGGCTGATCACTTTCCTGAGGGGGGTCATCCTCATCATGCCCTTCCCATACTTGGCCAAGAGGCTGCCGTACTGCCACACCAATGTCATCCCTCACACCTACTGTGACCACATGTCTGTGGTGAAGCTGGCCTGTGCCAGTATCAGGGTTGATGCCATCTATGGCCTCATAGTTGCTATGTTAATTGGGGGCTTTGACATCCTCTGCATCTCAATCTCCTACATTATGATCTTCAGGGCTGTAGTTAGCCTGTCTTCCAAAGAAGCTCGTAGGAAGGCCTTTAGCACCTGCACAGCCCATATTTCTACTATTACCATCTCCTACACACcagctttcttcactttcttcacaCACCGTTTTGGGGGTCACATTATCGCACCACATATTCACATCATCATGGCCAACCTTTACTTGCTCTTGCCCCCGATGCTCAACCCCATTGTATATGGGGTGAAGACAAAGCAGATCCAAGAGAGTGTCATTAAGCTATTTAAGGGAGGAAAGGTTGGAGAAAAGTGA